The DNA window TGTTTAATCAGTtgttcttccgtttcctgtACAGAGAGCTCGTCAGCTGAAACCCGTGCCAAAGGTCAAGCCGCCGTCACCAGTGCGCACACAAAAGAGCGTTTCCCTCCGCATCTTCCCAGCAACTTCCCCGCCTCGTGCCCTGCCTGACTCCCCACTGCTGTGTCTCAACTGCGGcaggcgtcgaggcgcgTTTGCGGCCGTTTCTGGTGCGTTCTGCTTACATCTCTCGCAGAGTTGGCGAGCGAATCGGCCGTTGCAGGAGCAGACGCTTCAttcggcgaagaagacgcaaaggcGGGGAACGCCGCGGAGTGCtctgggagagacgaagaaaggtTTGAGCGGCGAAAGATGTCTTGCGAAGTTTGCGTGCGCTGCTGGTCGTCTCGAGACATCCCGTCCATGCGACTCAGCATGAGCTCTACATACTGAGGAAGGCAACCGGCACAAAAGGGACACAGGAActggaaaagacgaggggaggagaatggaagagaagcgatggatgaaagagaagagagggaagaagagatggatggagaaaaagacggcggAGAAAAGGCTGGAGAATGCACCGCAAACAGGAAgacaagaaggagaaactgggagagaagagagaaagtcatgagagaaagaagcgagagaacgctgGACGTGGCAAGACGTCAAAAAAaatggaaacgaagagagaaacaagcgAGGCAAAGATAGACACCGATACCAAAGGCCTGGCGGGGCGCCggcggtgcatgcgttgtCGAGCAGACACATGCAGGCCTCTGGGAATTCCCCTGAAAATGAACAACGCGCCAAGTGTCGACGAAAAAACTTGAACTTTTACGGGGAGAGATGacgcgaaagaagggaggccaaagcaaagagaagcgtGCGTTTATACTTCATCGACGGTCACACGGTTGTCGGCAGCGTAGAACTCGTGGCGAATATCACCGAGTTGCGAGGCGTCGAGGCTCTTCAACAGACGCTCAACCACGGTTCGGCGGTCCATCGCGGCGAGTCTTTTCCTCATCTCCgcatatgcatgcgccttctcctctgGCGAACGCTGGAGCAGATGGCGGATACAGCACAGACACCAGAAAGCCGGAAATGTGAGCAAGAGAGCAGGAACACGAAGCAGAAATGGCAGTAcgagacaagaaaaggaaaaaaaccaccacgtctcttctcgttcggaGGTCTATGTCGGGTGTGGTTGAAGAAGAGCAAAATCGGAACGAAGTAAAGTTCCGATTCAGCACAACTCGCGTTTCTGACTAGTCCCCTTAACTTCCACCTGTCctacgcatgcacatatatgtgtatgtgtgtgtaaactcaaatatatatatatatatatatgcacagaTTCGTTTATGTATATGGTGATAGAGATATCTGTTTGTAGGAACGcgcgtgtgtttctttctttttcgcgcacCTCAtcgggaagacggagaggtTTGAGGTGAGAACGACCGTGTGTTGCCGACGACTGGTGCATGCTTCGCCTTTCAGGGTGGCGAACAGCCAGTCTctggagaggcaaacgaggtccaaaagaaggaaggagggagacaggacggTAGCCAGAGACtgtggaaacggaaagaagggacAAGTGATAGGAGAATAGGAAAGAGTCAGAGAGGCAGATGAAGAGAGTCCACTCAACAGTGTGAAGTGCCGAATGTCCGTTTCTGGCGTAGAGagcggagaacgcgaggaaagacaggagagtAAAGAGGGGACAGACAGTGTGTGAAGagtagacagagagaggtcgACGAAtcgcgagaaacaggcagCAGCGAGCGCGGGAAGACAGGTTCCAAGGAGGCCTTCAGACGCAAAGTTAAAAGCGAAAGTAAAGGGGAGATAAGTGGCAacaaaaacgaagacgaTCCCAGCCGCATGAAAAAATGGGTGAAAAACGGATCGACTAGACCGAGGTAGATGCAAAGATATACCGTGTCGATCCTAGGCAGCTGGGCGGGGGAGAGGCTTCCGGGAGACGAAATTGAGGTTGCCATGTTgttgttcttttctcgcgctcttcgatGGTGGCGCAgatcctcttcgtctccgtgttggtgtcgtttttctctgtctcattcgttcttttcccctcgctcggcgaggctttctctcgctcccagATGTCTATCCCCCTGAGGCAGCCATGAAAACCGTAGACTGTCGGGAAAGCAGGACAGGGAGCCCTGGAGGATGAGGCAGAAGGAGATAAGCGGGacaaaagcgaaagaagTGAGAAGGAGAACCGGAGGGAAGCCAGGGAACCAGAaagcgcaggagagagggcgggaaagagaaaagagacggaaaaggcaaGGAGAGGGTGTGGAGAGAGCTAgttgaggagagagagagggcgacgtgGAAGGAGGGCGAACAAGAGAGATCTCTGCAACAAGggaggggaaagcgaggcCGTTGACAAGAAGAGTTGCTGTTTCTTCAATCCACCGGAGGTGAACAAAGATCCAAGCTTTTGCAGAACTacgcggaaagaagaggaagagaaggcgagggggaAAGAAATGGGGAATTCAGGAAAGCAGGAAATACTTCGTAATGTGTGGAAAACTCGCAGCACGGCAACTCGTTAGCCTTTCTTGTCTTGTGGGAGAAGACACGACAGCTGGAGAAAACGGGCTGACAGGCTCAAGGAAAGgcaagggagaagggaaaatAGAGGCGAGAATGAAGcgggggaaaggagagagaagaaaaagaaataTAAGGAAGAATTACGCGAATCAAATGTCTTGTCCCTTTGTTTTTCATTCAGTCAACAGAAAAGCTTGAGCTcgcggcggaaacgcgagacagggacgcgTGCCGAGAGATGAGCAAGAAGGAACGCGTACCAACGACGAAATGatgaggtgtatgtacacccattgcttctctcgctccaaGGAGAGATTCCCGAAACCTTCATTTTGATCAAAAACACGGAGACTTTTGAAATCCCGAAACCTCGGTGTTGctcgttttcgcctccgccgtcttctgtAGCGATTTGCACTTCTGCGACGATCAGAGAAAAGcagacgcgcatgcaaacgggCACAccagggaagggaagaatgTTTACAACAAAGGATTAAAGAAGCTGGTGAAATTTACTCCTTCCCGGGATattgcttttctcttctgtgcgtATGGCGGGGGGTTTTGCCTTCattcctcccttcctcgtcttttccccttcgCTGAAAGAGGACTCCCTTTGATTTTCCTTCGTATTCGCTCACGCGGCTCtatcctttctctcttgcggtgtgtccttctctctttttccctttcaccttcttttccttcctttcccttcccaTTTCTCAcattccctctcttcctctccttcttcctcctcactctttctcttcctttcctgttccCCCGCCagtcttctcgttcctctttcGTTTTGGTCGTGCAGtcggtttcctttctcttcctattcaacgtcttctccttcgcccgcAACACCCGCTTCCGTTGCGCCTCATCTCTTCCGTTCGCCCGGTACCCTCCTTTTCTggttgtcttctctcttttttcgccctTTCCGTGAAGAGTTTCCAACTCTCTCAGAGCGCTCTACATGGCTACCccgctcctgcgtctcctccggtCTCTCGAGAAGTGGGAACTCCTTCAGGACCAGTGCGGCACGGCTGTCAGCGAGGCTCTCAACCTCATCGTCGACAGCCAGTAAGCaactctcctctctcttctccacccAATGGTGCTACTTGGGAAAAACATATTTTTTTCCTTACCGGTTTCCATacctgcatgcaaaaaacgaaacgcgtCAGCGACTTGCAAGAATCCAGTGCATCTCAACGAATTCCATGAGTATACCggcatccatatatatatagtatcTGGGCAAATGTATACGTATAAAAacatccatatatatctgtacatgtctctatatatattgtaTATGTCTGTATTTGAATGTCTGCTTGTATGAATAGAAATCTCAAAATAAAAAAAATATATCCATCTCTGTCTGGATTTGCATATCGGttgtatgtatatgaatGCGTTTGTCTGTATGTGCTTTGGCGAAGCTGAAAAGCGAAACAGGACTCCGAGACGGAAatgaggtgtacatacacctcttGTGGGGCATGGACTGTGTTGTGCAAGGGAGATTGCTTCGTCGCGAGTTTCGAACGGCCTTCTTGTTCAGAATTCCGTTTTCTGTGAATGAGCATGTGCATGgtttttgctttctctttccttttctctccacaaatttctcttcgcttctaGGTTTCTTCTAGGAGACTACCTCGTCACGCTGCAAACCGATGGGAAAGTAAGGGTGCCTCCCGCCGTTCCCCCTCTGCATTTTTGCCACGCCACCGTatcgtcttttctgctcaGAGTCTCTTGCTGCCTTTAACTGCCTTTAACTGCCTTGTCTTCGAGGGGCGTtattttctttttcccctttctgaCGGCCTTCAGTTTTGTAAGCCGTGGTGCAGCGAAGGGGAGATTCCTGTCCTAATCTGACACATTTGTGTTTCTGAGACCCAAGAGGAAGCGCCGCAAAGAGAGCAGGAGCGTTGCTGCACATCTGCTGTCTGCGTTCTTCGGATATTTCTCAAAGAGGCACAGGAGACACGCCTCACTTCTCGTGGAAAAAatctggtgtctctgcgttcttctttccggtttcttttctgcccccccccctccggTGTCACTGAAGGAAGCAGAGTCGCCGGGTCGTTTCCAAGAGCCGTGAcgcgtgtctcctgtgcCTCTTTGAGAAACTCCCTTCGCTGTGGAGTGGCGTAGTACCAAGGAAGGACGCTGCTTTTCAGCGACATTggttttcgcgttttgcgGTGTTTttgcaggcgagagaaaagtgcCTCAATGGCCACGAGCGGCGCATCGAAGCAGCCCACCAGCAAGTGCTGCTCCGTCAACGCGACCTGGtgaggagggggagagagcagcgagaagacgagaaggaaatgccgagagaagcgaaggcaattccagcagaaagaagagaacgcaagGGAGTGCGGGATGGCGAATGCacaagcgaagaaagaagagtgGAAGAACAGAAGCGCGAGTGAGCTGCAGTCCTCGAAAAGTCCTCGTGATTTGTTGttgcttcgtttttccttcgttttcttttctgccagCACACACTGTCGAGCCGCCGCTCATGCACAGTTATCGTTCTCGAGTTTCGGCcgtgttctctgtctttcgcttccccggttttttctccggcgcTGTTTCGCGtcccgttctttctcgtctctgcgtctgcacagcttgcctcgctttctcgccctcggggGGGGTACGGGCTTCCGGTGTCTTCTTCAGGCTctgacgcatgcagagattGCGGAGTGTGCGCGGCTGTTGGGCGCAGCTTCCGAGGCCGGGAGGCGCCGGCAAACGCTTGGAGCCTCCCGGGTCCTCTCTGGAAGTGTGACACACGTGACAAACCAAGGAAAGTGCACACCCTTCACAGCCTCGGCAAGTCGGCAGACGCTGTCGTCCCCTGGAAGTGAGGCACTCTTCCTCGAAGAAATCGGTGAGCTGCGCAGGTGAAAAACGTGGCTAGATATCTCGATTTCCATACCTGTTCTAGTCTCTGTGTGCTTTTATGGGCGTTtccacacgcacacgcattTATGCGTTATACAGTtacctatatacatatatatatatatatatatatatcagtgTGCACGTATCTGCATGTGTTCATTTAAACATGTGTATTTCTACAAATATATAGACAGCGGTATGCATGACTCTATGTGCATATAGGTAGATGGATGTGCAGGGATGGGcatgaagagagagcgagaagaaacagaggcgtCACGGAGTACCGGGGCGTTTCTGTCAGAGTGAAGGCGCGAAATGCTTAAAGGTTCGGAAAGTATCTTTCTGATACTGGCTTTTCTACTCGGGGGTTTTCACGACAAAACGAGGTACTCCCAGAAGCGAAACGTGAACGGCTACCCGAGACCAGATGCTGGAGAAGACGTTTTTGGGTTGCATCGGCCAGAAGGCACGCGCCGCACgtcgacttctctctcttctgcgtctcagGTTCGTTtgcagcagaggcggcggaggcgtaTCGCCGTCAACTGGACCTTCAAAACGAGCTCGTCACCCTCTACGTGAGtttcttttgttttcgcttccttttcgaCGTTCCTTTGTCTGTTTAGCAGCTGTCCTTTCGCGGAACTgttcgtttttccctcttttgctctctctcttttgtgcTCGGTGGAGCGTCGGGTGTCGCCTGCGGCTCGGTCTCGCCCGTCTTCCTGCATGTTGTCGCTCCTCCGTGGAGGAACGTAGGAAGCGTTTTTGTCGGTGGCGCTgcccacagagagagagactgtctcctttcgacCGCGAGGAGATGAAACGGATCCTCGCCGTGTGGATGGACCGGCCGTGCGAATGGGCAGTTTCTCGCGGAGGTGAGTTCAAAGCGAAAATCGCCAAGCCCCGCACTCTTGAACAGAGACAAAGGCGCGCAACACGAAAAGCGGCCATGAGTCGCCACGCAgtcgcgaggcgagaacagaaaacacaTTGTGTCGatcgagacggagaagacacagatGCAGCAACCCTCCGCACGGAGATGGGGCGCTCAGGGGATGGGTTTGAGTTTGAGAAACGACGGCAatcgaaaagaaagggagaggcggcgctgccAGAGACAAATCTGGGAAAAGAAACCACATCAGAGTTCGGGGGGGAAGACATCCATTGTTCTCGTGGCTGTGTCAGCTCGCCCCTGTCTCGAAGGTTGGCTGTTCTTGCGCCTCTGCGCTGGGGCCGAAGACGTTTGTGGTGCTCTCTCTTGTGTTTTGACGTGTACTCTCCTGTTCAGGGCGCCGACAGTCGGTTCTTCGCGAAGTGAAAAAGCGCTTGAGACTGCCTGTCTAAAGGCACAGAGCAAGTGCACCggacaaaagagaaagagaggatgAACGAGCGCGTCGCGCGACTCGGTGtgcaagagagaagccagAAGCGTTGAGAGGAAATGTACACCAGCGTCCTCTTACTCAAATATAccatgtatacatacatatacacgtatatagTTGTATGtatagagagacagaggggagacggcagGTGCACGAGGAGATCTATCCAAATGTCTTGGATATGGACGTTGGGATCGGTGAGTAGAGAGATTTGTTTTTGTTGAAAAACCTCGGCAGTGCGACTAGGGATATGCAAGTGCATGTGCGTATTTCACGCGGACGGTGTCGTGTATTCCGTATTCCTCAAGAGTTGTTCTGCGCACacaggaagggagaaaagacttTTCAAAAGGCCACGAAGCAACTGTTGCGGCCTCACGCCTCCCTGTGCTCTGCTGCATGTACATGTCCATACACATAAAAACGTCTTTCCAACAAGGTGGCGCTCCACTTGAAAATTCAGTGTTCTTGGGAAAAGGGGGTTTTCTGTTTCGAAAGTCCACTTCTTCTCAACACTCTGCCCTCGtcgttccttccttcctgGGAAACGGCAAGCACTGTCTTTCGCCCTACCGGTTGACATACATGGCGAGCTGTGTTTCAGCTGCCGCGTTTTGCACAAGAATCGCGTAAATATAGAGCGAGACATACCCATACATCGCCGCCTCAGTATAGATAGACGCCTCTGGATATATTACAGGTAGATCCTCAGGTGCTTCCTGtatatccatatacatatatacatatatatatgcataggaATGCATATATGTCAGAGGATCCTGCGCCGCTTGTATTCCTATATTCCAGAACATGTGGTTTTAGGGTGTCTGCTGTGCGTGTGATTGACGGCGCGGTTTTATGTTTGTCCAATCCGTTCTGGCCATCCTGAGAAGTCCACTTTCTCCCGCGCCAGGAAACATTTCGAAAAGCTGCCTCTGGAGCTCATCGGCGGCACTCTCGCCGACGACTTTAGAAACAATTCCCTCGTAGACAAAAACAGCCAAACATGTCCACGAAGATTTCGAAAGTGTTGGTCTGCTTTTGTTCGCGTCGCCCTTCGCAATGTCCTTTTCTGGCGTACAGGAAGGCACACACATGAGCTTTTTTGTCGGCCGGTAGGCAAACCCTAAATCAGGTGTGAAGTTCCTGTCTGGGAGATCCAACCGGCATGCGAGAGCCGGCGTGCGTGTGTTGGGGGCTCCTTTGCTCTCGCAGAGCTCGAATCAAAAGCACACAGACCTTCGCAGGAGTGACACGTGTGGAACGAGCAAAGCAAAAGGTCATCGCCGGGGGAGATGTTCCTACGCCGGTTtaccacacacacacagaacgcGTCCAGAGCCGTTAGGCCAACAAAACGAATTGCCGCCGGCAAATAGgtcacatgcatgcactcccaggtgtacgtacgTGCATCTCTACATATGCATAGATAGAAGTAAACATGtaaatatgcatgtgtacgtATCCGTGAAGGCCTGTATATACAAATATGGACAGGTATGTACGTATTTAAAATGTGTAAATCATATGTAAGCATGCATGTATTTAGGTACATGGTTATGTACAGACAGGTATGCACTGTCACTGTGTACGTCATATATACAAGCAATTATGCACGTATGTGGACATATATAAAAGTCTGTGAACATCTCCACGGCTCCAGAAACGCTTTTATTTCTTTGTCTAGGGCAATTGAGTGCATGTTCGGTGTTGTTCTATTGGCTTTGTCGGCACGAACTGCTGGCGCTGAGTAGTGCATGCGATTGGTTGGAAACACTTAAATTTCGCAGAGCAAACTGCTTCgaatgtctctctctcggtgttTGATTCACTCGATGCCTTGGTGCCCAGGAGTGATAGGCTCACGATACCGAGGGGGTGACAGGGAACCTCGCattgctctcttttctgttgaGAGAGAGTTACGCTTTCTCCCCAAAGAAGGCATCAATAGTCCCTTGTTATTGAACAAGATTCAGTTAAGGGAAACGCGCCAGGCGGTCGGGAAGTAAAGTTACGCAGATGTCTACAGAGTTTCACCTCCCAGCCTTATGTTTGTCGCCTGTCTGGGAAGACCTCTGCAGTGCAAATTTTCAGGAGGCGGTGAGACGCTCGTGCGTTCCGTGAGAAGCCGTTGTTGAATTGGATGAATACGAaacgaaggaaggaaacggcagGAAGGTGTAGCGATGGCTGTCTTTCCACACGTATGTAAATTTATgttctatatatatgtatatatgtatttgctTCCGCTCTTGAacctgtctttctttctcgctctctgcttgccTACCGTTTCGCTGACAGACTATGGTGGTTGTAGCAACCGAACAAGCAAGctgctttttttctgtcttcggGTTTTCGGCAACAGTTCTGTggctgctctctctcgcatggTCAAATAAGGTCGAGGAAactgaagacgaggcaggtCGTGGAAAAGAAGATAGACCTTTCAGAAGCAAGTGTCTGGGCCCCACTCTCTCCTTTCATCGctgctcctttctctcgagtTCACAAGCGACTTCACGAAAATCCCAGCCCACTCCTCAAAATGCCGAGGTTCTTGGCTGTGATTCAcacgccttctttctctctcccaggCACATGTTTTCTTTTGTCATTTCTCTCCCGTGTGTTGTGACGACAGCAAAAAGACGCATTCGCCCCTTCGCCTACGAAGTCTGCTTCGGCATCGCGAAAACCGTGGGGAAGTGCCTGGGTCCTCTGTTCTCAACTTGcgtatatgcacatgtgttTTGTGTTTGATGAACGGAACTCTCGCCGCATATAAACAGATGTAAAAGAACGTAACTATGTTTGTCTTTTGCGCCCTGTTCTTTTTGGCTCAACGAGACACCAAGCATACTCTGTTCCCAACAGGCTCCCGCACAACTACCGACAATCCTGGACATTCACATATTAttttgctttttctgtttgctgTCTGAACTACCGCTCCGTTTAGCTTtccatgcacatatat is part of the Neospora caninum Liverpool complete genome, chromosome II genome and encodes:
- a CDS encoding putative awp1 protein, whose amino-acid sequence is MATPLLRLLRSLEKWELLQDQCGTAVSEALNLIVDSQFLLGDYLVTLQTDGKAREKCLNGHERRIEAAHQQVLLRQRDLALTHAEIAECARLLGAASEAGRRRQTLGASRVLSGSVTHVTNQGKCTPFTASASRQTLSSPGSEALFLEEIGSFAAEAAEAYRRQLDLQNELVTLYGADSRFFAK